The following proteins are encoded in a genomic region of Pungitius pungitius chromosome 17, fPunPun2.1, whole genome shotgun sequence:
- the LOC134107154 gene encoding uncharacterized protein LOC134107154: protein MIELIKEAPGYTTHLLDEMLHSIFFVGKVNEPKFSPESILMDKDLLRELSEKFPRAFELFSSHLPRRSPFSCVLDTIVHLNGPKNEREILRALRSLIIDLNLGDSRDLISSTICVSHRTDIEDPVKYYGVSMAVPGRSPRQRIISASCLYYWDECVAGAVLTYYPDNKMKPDYDGTIQLPQGVRCQAFSLSKEEETPPCKLCRDLFGLTSDSEEGKLYGNCAEAESLSKLFKNDPEIKKQVQLKSGNNLDGRVKYEKKTRKRLFDFLIEKDCDCAFYPFRKMKAEDRIDE from the exons ATGATTGAGCTGATTaaagaagctcctggttataccACACATTTACTGGACGAG ATGCTTCACAGCATTTTCTTTGTGGGGAAAGTCAACGAGCCGAAGTTTTCTCCAGAAAGCATCCTGATGGATAAAGACTTGTTGAGGGAGTTGAGCGAGAAGTTCCCTCGGGCCTTTGAACTCTTCTCCTCTCACCTACCCAGACGGAGTCCATTTTCATGTGTGCTGGACACG ATTGTCCACCTGAATGGAccaaaaaatgaaagagaaatacTCCGTGCCCTACGAAGTCTCATCATTGACCTGAACCTCGGTGACTCAAGGGATCTGATCTCCTCCACCATCTGTGTCTCGCACAGAACCGACATCGAAGATCCTGTCAAGTACTACGGAGTCTCCATGGCCGTTCCTGGTCGTAGTCCTCGGCAACGCATCATCTCTGCGTCCTGTCTCTACTACTGGGACGAGTGTGTAGCTGGTGCAGTGCTGACCTACTATCCAGACAATAAAATGAAACCAGATTATGATGGAACCATCCAGCTTCCACAGGGGGTCAGGTGCCAGGCGTTTAGCCTCAGCAAGGAAGAAGAAACTCCTCCGTGCAAGTTATGTAGGgatttgtttggtttgacaAGTGACTCTGAAGAGGGGAAGCTCTACGGCAACTGTGCAGAGGCTGAAAGTTTGAGCAAATTGTTCAAAAATGACCCTGAAATCAAAAAGCAAGTACAACTCAAATCTGGCAATAACTTAGACGGCAGGgttaaatatgaaaagaaaacgagGAAAAGACTTTTTGATTTCCTAATAGAGAAGGACTGTGACTGCGCTTTCTACCCATTCAGAAAAATGAAGGCTGAAGATCGTATTGATGAGTAG